One window of Dehalobacterium formicoaceticum genomic DNA carries:
- a CDS encoding B12-binding domain-containing radical SAM protein yields MKVLLLEHPRYIARERCNDIANTPLSSSLISGYVAGMLSDRGHEVKIIEGYLEKMSYDEIFDEVRDFSPDLMAVHLVYSWGNNQNLFALINKLKSDGSAKFVLVYGFYPTFAYEEILRSCPALDGAVISEPELTLAELTERFDGTGVPKSISGMAWRNEDGSLEVKRRDPVENLDDLPYPLRTPVMMKMYEVNLEGSRGCYGGCTFCYINPYYGREHACWRGRTPEHIMSEIDQIIAKWGKKEFYFTDPNFFGPGKRGQERALKLAQMIKERKIHFGIEARVNDIHEETISALVEAGLRDILIGLESGKDDSLKRLNKMTTVAQNERALKILRKYGIEPNVGFIMFEPDSSLADIRTNLEFLLRNDLLKNLAITANVLYHPQIILQGTKAYQELKKAGRLVLGATTYEGAADFADPQVKTLAEAMSQITNHLFVKMNDIWSGRVPEPEDAEGRYQKLNQLLVQSFSHGLEQLESGVVFSNEEISQIVAFQKQKMNEYLPL; encoded by the coding sequence ATGAAGGTTCTGCTCTTAGAGCATCCCCGGTATATTGCCCGGGAAAGATGTAATGATATTGCCAATACACCCCTGTCCTCCAGTTTGATTAGCGGCTATGTTGCCGGTATGTTGTCCGACAGGGGACATGAAGTAAAAATAATTGAAGGATATTTGGAAAAGATGTCCTATGATGAGATCTTCGATGAGGTTCGGGACTTCTCCCCGGATCTGATGGCGGTACACCTGGTGTACAGCTGGGGGAATAATCAGAACTTATTTGCTTTGATCAACAAATTAAAATCGGATGGTAGCGCGAAGTTTGTCCTGGTGTACGGATTTTATCCCACTTTTGCCTATGAAGAAATCCTCCGATCATGTCCGGCTCTTGACGGAGCCGTAATCAGTGAACCTGAACTTACCCTTGCAGAATTGACGGAAAGGTTTGACGGTACTGGTGTTCCCAAAAGTATCTCCGGCATGGCTTGGCGGAATGAAGACGGTTCTCTTGAGGTAAAGAGACGGGACCCTGTTGAAAATCTGGATGATCTGCCTTATCCGTTGCGTACTCCGGTGATGATGAAGATGTATGAAGTTAATCTGGAAGGCAGCAGGGGCTGTTACGGTGGATGTACCTTTTGCTATATTAATCCTTACTATGGACGAGAGCATGCTTGCTGGCGGGGTCGTACGCCGGAACATATCATGAGTGAAATAGATCAGATTATAGCTAAGTGGGGGAAAAAAGAGTTCTATTTTACCGATCCCAACTTTTTCGGCCCTGGGAAAAGAGGGCAGGAAAGGGCTCTGAAATTGGCGCAGATGATAAAAGAGAGAAAGATTCATTTTGGCATTGAGGCGCGAGTCAATGATATTCATGAAGAAACCATTTCCGCTTTGGTGGAGGCAGGCTTGAGGGATATCCTGATCGGACTGGAAAGCGGCAAGGATGATTCCCTGAAACGTCTCAATAAAATGACTACCGTCGCCCAAAATGAAAGAGCCCTGAAAATCCTTCGGAAGTATGGCATTGAGCCCAATGTGGGGTTTATTATGTTTGAGCCGGATTCTTCATTGGCCGATATCAGAACCAACCTTGAATTTCTTTTGAGAAACGATTTATTAAAAAACTTAGCGATTACGGCCAATGTACTTTATCATCCCCAGATTATTCTTCAGGGCACCAAGGCTTACCAAGAATTAAAAAAGGCGGGCCGGCTGGTGCTTGGTGCCACTACCTATGAAGGGGCAGCTGATTTTGCTGATCCCCAAGTAAAGACTCTAGCCGAGGCCATGAGCCAAATTACCAATCATCTTTTTGTGAAAATGAATGATATTTGGAGCGGCAGGGTGCCAGAGCCGGAAGACGCAGAAGGAAGATATCAAAAATTAAACCAACTGCTGGTCCAAAGTTTTAGCCATGGCTTGGAGCAGCTGGAATCAGGTGTGGTATTTTCTAATGAGGAGATTAGTCAAATCGTAGCTTTCCAAAAGCAGAAAATGAATGAATATTTACCCCTGTAA
- a CDS encoding DUF1002 domain-containing protein has translation MSIKNRKILMMLGVITMLLMLAPLAVLAGKTEAVSLGADLTAAQRTQMLEEFGVSERDVDIIEVSIQDVEEHLKGIATKEKIGTKAISSSHVKLLPRGEGLGVSTHNITWVTKEMYANALVTAGVKDAEVQIAAPFDVTGTTALTGIMLAFEEATGEKLSTDAKETANEELFVTEDISQDIGKDEAVKLIQNVKKEITQQNIKTPEDMRQVILNIAQELGINLSEEQVNQILNLMEKISKLDLNVDTITKQLDSISRNLDIVKDTLNENKGFFQNLLDSIMSWLRSIFG, from the coding sequence ATGTCCATTAAAAACAGAAAAATCCTTATGATGCTCGGCGTCATTACCATGTTGCTCATGCTTGCACCCTTGGCTGTTCTCGCTGGAAAAACAGAAGCGGTAAGCCTGGGCGCAGATTTAACCGCTGCCCAAAGAACCCAAATGCTGGAGGAATTCGGTGTCTCTGAAAGAGATGTGGATATTATCGAAGTATCCATTCAAGATGTGGAGGAGCATCTCAAAGGAATTGCCACCAAGGAGAAGATCGGTACGAAAGCGATTTCTTCCTCTCATGTCAAATTATTGCCCAGAGGGGAGGGTCTGGGCGTCAGCACCCATAATATTACCTGGGTAACCAAGGAAATGTATGCCAACGCCTTGGTCACAGCAGGAGTCAAAGACGCGGAGGTGCAGATAGCGGCTCCTTTTGATGTCACGGGAACAACGGCTCTCACCGGTATTATGCTGGCCTTTGAAGAAGCTACTGGGGAAAAACTATCCACTGATGCCAAAGAAACGGCCAATGAAGAGCTTTTCGTCACGGAAGATATCAGCCAGGACATTGGTAAAGACGAAGCCGTGAAACTGATCCAAAACGTAAAAAAAGAGATTACCCAGCAAAATATCAAAACACCGGAAGATATGCGACAGGTGATTTTAAATATTGCTCAGGAATTAGGGATCAATCTTTCCGAAGAGCAGGTCAATCAAATTCTCAACCTAATGGAAAAAATCAGCAAGCTGGATTTGAATGTTGATACCATCACCAAACAATTGGACAGTATTAGCCGGAATCTTGATATCGTCAAGGATACGCTAAATGAAAACAAGGGCTTTTTCCAAAATCTTTTAGACTCGATCATGAGCTGGCTGCGCAGCATCTTCGGCTAA
- a CDS encoding S8 family serine peptidase, with translation MDMAAPGEVILSTSPGGKYESRQGTSFSAALAAAAAALLLEQNPDMQPAEIKKALMETGDLLSTLIERTQTGRKVNAGNALEKIRPDQITDIEGSVIPVDRDMQVRESIDMTVLRQGDGGKPGTVTGGFGYHMMIVDGTVWAWGRNWTGQLGDGTNINRAMPGPVRNLFQVTAVDGGFEHSIALKSDGTVWTWGNNSYGKLGDGTTTSRYAPVQTAGLSDVTAISAGYDFNIALKSDGTVWAWGRNRYGQLGDGTTVSSSLPVQVSGLRNIIAISAGCEHALAIKSDGTVWAWGKNGKGQLGDGTNTARNTPVQVTGLNSITAISCGVDHTLAVKEDGTVWAWGDNSYGALGDGSLVGRNIPVQVDGLLNAQKVIAGYYYSHVLKDDGTLWSAGFNNSGSLGDGTSTDSSIFKMNPYLTQVTEVGEHNGRNTMILKADGSCFLWGPNNYGQLGPGTNAYYESVPLKLGLQTSIVKGAAGSYHSMVVEKGEVLAWGYNGSGILGDGTTTNRNTPAKVLQLQQVMGISGKNLHSRALLSDGTVKAWGNNSQGQLGDNTRTGRLTPVSVLNLNHIVGIGAGYYHSAGLKSDGTVWTWGMNSSGQLGTGDYYFYLAPVQVSSLSGVKAISVGRQHNLALKSDGTVWAWGENAYGQLGDNTTTGRVVPVQVLALSDIVAVSAGDRNSLALKSDGTVWSWGGSTTPYLPTQISTLSNVTGISAGGVHNLVLKSDGTAYAWGQNYYGQLGDGTNTTRGVPVKVQRFESGVLVSAGYDFSLGLSSDHNIWTWGQNTYGQLGDGTFRSNVWPKPNISTGPSFYYQYDHNNRLIMRQGNTTWQFIYDQNGNLLSKEPLN, from the coding sequence GTGGACATGGCAGCTCCCGGGGAAGTTATTCTAAGTACCTCCCCCGGAGGAAAATATGAATCCCGGCAAGGTACCTCCTTCTCCGCCGCTTTGGCGGCGGCTGCGGCCGCCCTGCTCCTTGAACAAAATCCGGATATGCAGCCCGCTGAGATAAAAAAGGCCCTGATGGAAACGGGAGATTTGTTGTCAACCCTAATAGAGAGAACCCAAACCGGCAGAAAAGTGAATGCAGGGAATGCCCTTGAAAAAATCAGACCGGATCAAATAACGGATATTGAAGGCAGTGTTATACCGGTGGATAGGGATATGCAGGTAAGGGAAAGTATTGATATGACAGTCCTCCGTCAGGGTGACGGCGGTAAGCCGGGCACGGTTACAGGGGGATTTGGTTACCATATGATGATTGTGGACGGAACCGTCTGGGCCTGGGGCAGAAATTGGACAGGTCAATTGGGCGACGGGACAAATATAAATCGCGCCATGCCGGGGCCTGTGCGTAATTTATTTCAGGTAACTGCTGTGGACGGCGGTTTTGAACACAGCATCGCCTTAAAAAGTGACGGCACGGTCTGGACCTGGGGTAACAATAGCTATGGTAAATTAGGTGACGGAACAACTACCTCACGCTACGCACCGGTGCAGACAGCCGGATTATCCGATGTTACTGCCATTTCAGCCGGGTATGATTTTAATATTGCCCTAAAAAGCGACGGCACAGTATGGGCTTGGGGCAGAAACCGGTATGGCCAATTGGGTGACGGCACCACTGTGTCCAGCTCTTTACCGGTGCAGGTCAGCGGTTTGCGGAACATCATCGCTATCAGTGCCGGTTGTGAACATGCCTTGGCCATAAAAAGTGACGGTACCGTTTGGGCTTGGGGCAAAAATGGAAAAGGCCAGCTGGGTGACGGGACAAACACCGCGCGTAATACGCCGGTGCAGGTGACGGGCTTGAATTCAATTACTGCCATCTCCTGCGGAGTGGATCATACCCTGGCTGTTAAAGAGGACGGCACCGTCTGGGCCTGGGGAGATAATTCTTATGGCGCGTTAGGAGACGGCAGTTTGGTGGGTCGTAATATACCGGTCCAGGTCGATGGTTTACTCAATGCCCAAAAGGTCATTGCAGGATATTATTACAGTCATGTGCTGAAAGATGACGGTACCCTGTGGTCGGCAGGCTTCAATAATAGCGGAAGCCTGGGTGACGGAACATCAACAGACAGCAGTATCTTCAAAATGAATCCGTATCTCACTCAGGTAACAGAGGTAGGGGAGCATAACGGAAGGAATACCATGATCTTAAAAGCAGATGGTTCGTGCTTTTTGTGGGGGCCGAACAATTATGGTCAACTGGGGCCCGGCACCAACGCCTATTATGAGAGTGTGCCGTTGAAGCTGGGCCTCCAGACCTCCATCGTTAAAGGAGCGGCCGGCAGCTATCACTCCATGGTCGTGGAAAAGGGTGAAGTCCTGGCCTGGGGATATAATGGAAGCGGCATCTTGGGAGACGGAACAACAACGAATCGCAATACACCGGCAAAGGTGCTGCAGCTGCAACAGGTGATGGGCATTTCCGGCAAGAATTTGCACAGTCGGGCCTTACTGAGTGACGGGACTGTTAAAGCCTGGGGTAATAACAGCCAGGGACAGTTAGGTGATAATACAAGAACAGGCAGACTCACCCCGGTGTCGGTGTTAAACCTAAACCATATCGTAGGAATCGGTGCCGGTTACTATCACAGTGCGGGCCTGAAAAGCGACGGAACCGTTTGGACCTGGGGGATGAACAGTTCCGGCCAGCTGGGAACCGGAGATTATTACTTTTATCTGGCTCCGGTGCAGGTGAGCAGCTTGAGCGGCGTCAAAGCCATTTCCGTGGGCAGGCAGCATAATCTGGCTCTGAAAAGCGATGGCACTGTCTGGGCTTGGGGAGAAAACGCATATGGTCAGCTGGGTGATAATACGACGACGGGGCGGGTAGTTCCGGTGCAGGTCCTCGCCCTAAGCGATATCGTTGCTGTATCAGCCGGCGATAGAAATTCATTGGCCTTGAAAAGCGACGGTACGGTCTGGTCCTGGGGAGGCAGTACGACTCCTTATCTCCCGACGCAAATATCCACCTTAAGCAATGTAACAGGAATATCCGCAGGGGGTGTGCACAACCTGGTCTTAAAAAGCGATGGCACAGCCTATGCCTGGGGGCAAAACTACTACGGTCAGTTGGGGGATGGTACTAATACTACCCGGGGAGTACCTGTAAAGGTGCAGCGTTTCGAAAGCGGCGTCCTGGTATCGGCCGGATATGATTTTTCTTTAGGTCTAAGCAGTGATCATAATATCTGGACCTGGGGACAGAACACATATGGACAGTTGGGCGATGGTACCTTTAGATCCAATGTGTGGCCCAAGCCCAATATTTCTACGGGTCCCAGTTTCTATTATCAATATGATCATAACAATCGTTTAATCATGAGGCAAGGCAATACGACCTGGCAGTTTATATATGATCAGAACGGGAATCTGCTGTCCAAAGAACCGTTAAATTAA